The genomic stretch GCCTTCCATCCGCTTGACCACCGGCTTCAGGAGCCTGCGGTAACCGGGCCCGTCGTGGCCTAATCCTTGGACGGTCCGCTCCAAATCCCGCCACCCGATCCCCACCTGGCCCTCGGGCATCGCGTGAGCAAAGGAGATCTCCGGGAGAACAAAATTCACGCGTTCGGCCAACCCGATCTCGGCAAAAAACGGGGAGAGCAACGCCATGGGGTGTACCGCGGAACCCACATCATGAATCGCGCCTCGGTAGCCCAGCTCGTGGGTGCGGGCCGCGCCGCCGATGGTGCTATTGCGTTCCAGCAGCCTGACCGAGAGTCCCGCCCGGGCCATGGTCAGGGCCGCTGCCAACCCGTTGGGTCCTGCACCCACCACCGCCACGTCATAGGCCACGGGTGCTCCGTAGGACAAAGCTGTCCCGGGCGCCGGCGAAGGCGCCGGCCTGCGGATCTACCTGTCCGGAGCGGCGCACGGGGTCGAGCCTGGGGTCAAACATCGAGGCACAGATCCTGTACATGAGCCACCCGGTGGCGATCATGTGCCCCAGCACGGCAAGTACGTAGAAGGACGTCGGGAACGCGTTTGAGGCCTGAATGTCGGCGGTGGTGGCATAGAGGTACATCCAGATCGCCCAGAAATGCAGAACCTCAAAAAGCTGCCAGATCAGGAAGTCTTTCCACTTCGGCCAGGCGAGTGCGGCCAACGGGATCAGCCACACCACAAATTGTGGGGAGTAGACCTTGTTGAACATGATGAAGGACGCGACGATCAGGAATACCAGTTGACTCAGTCTCGGTGCCACCGGGGCTCGTAAGCCCAGGAAGGCGATGCCCGCGCAGCAGGCCACAAAGAGTCCCATGGCCAGCACGTTGATCACTCCGGCATCCAGCGTATTCATCCCCGGAACTTCGGCGGCGGTGACGTTGTAGATGTGCCAGAAGGAGGAGAGCCCAGCGCCGCGGTCCTCGGTGAAGGTGAAGAAGTGTTTCCACGCGTCGAAGTTCGCCACTGCCATGGGCGCATTGACCGCCACCCAGGACAGGGCTGCCCCGGCTAGAGACACCCACAGTGGCCGGTAGCGCCCGGAGCGGATAGCCAGGACGATCACCGCTCCGAAGAAGAGCAGGGGGAAGACTTTCATGGCCGTGCCCAACCCAATGAGTACTCCGGCGAGGAAGGTGAGTTGGCGGGCCCAGGCCAGCATCGCCAGGGCTAGGAACGCAACGGCCCACATATCCCAATTGATGGTGGAGGCGAGTATCAGTCCGGGTGCCAAGGCCACCATGGCGGCATCCCATGGTCGACGGCCCGCTGCACGTGCCGTGGCGATGACCACCACCATCCACAGGGAGGCAACAATCAACAGGTTCACATCGAAGAAGGCTAAGGCCCTGTCGAATTCCCCCTGTGGAACCAGCGCTGCGGTGGCCGATGCCACCACGGACATCAGGACCGGGTATTCGAATTGGGCGCCGTCGGCGAAGGGAGCAAACGCATTCTCCGCGAACCCTCGGGCATGGAATAGCGCCGTCCAGTCCGAATAACAGGCCCATTGATAGGAGTTGGTACCGCCCCAACCATTTAGCCGGCACGCATTTTTTGCCAGTACCGCAAGGAGCACGCCGATGATCGTGAAAATGATCAGCACGCGTTCGATGGTGAAGAACCCCGGGGTGGTCATCCCCGGTTTTGCATGCTTTCCCAGGGGGCCGCCAATGACCTCCGTGAACCGTTTCAGGAAGACATCGCTGCGGCTGGGCACAGAAATGCGCATCGGGGCGGTTCCCCGTTTCGGCGGGCCGGGGGCGGTTGAGCGGGTCATGGTTTTCAGCCTAGTAGGTCGATCGGTCAATGCCCCGCCTCCGGCCCCGCGGCGCGCGTTCCCCCCACTCCCGCGCGGCCCGGCGCTTACCGTCCCTCGTTGGGGAACAGCGCGGCTAGCCGCTCGAGGGTTCGTTCCATGTTCTGCCCGGTGGTCCGGGTGAAGCCCAGGAGCCGAATCATCCATTTGTGCCGCAACCGGCTGGCATCCCAGGTTTCGCTGACGGTTGTCCCGGAGTCATGGGGTTCTAGTTCATAGCGCCAGCGGTGCCCGCTGAAGTGCCGCCACGCAATCACCCGGTCTTGCTCGTATTCGACCACGGTGTTGCTGATCCGGTAGGGCACGCCCAGGCGCATCTGCATGCCGAACTCGCTGCCTAAAACGAGCCGTTGCACCTGCCCTGTTGTTGCCCGAACCGTTCCGGATCCGTCGATGACCGGATGCATCGCCGGATTCGCGAGCACGTCGAAGATCTCATGCGGGGTGGCGGCGATCAATCGCTGGCGGGTTTGGAGATATGCGGAGGGACTCATGAGCCCATCCTATGCATCTGCCGCGTCTTCGTGTCCCACTATGCGGCGATCCCGAAGATTGAGGTTCTGGTGCTTGAGTGGCGCTTGTCGTCGCCACTCAAGGGCTGGGACATGGGTCGGCCACCCGAGGTCCATCGATTATGGGTCTATACCGATCGATTCCGTTGTGCCATTCTGGTGTTCACCGGCGCTACCGGAGGGAATGCTGATGAGCAGTGGATTCACACCGACCGGCTCGCCGCCGGTGATCGCCGGGGGCCTGCTGCTTGGCCCCATGCTCCGTTACGTTGATGACACCAGTGCCAGTATCTGGGTGGAAACCGCCGCGTCCTGCACCGTCGAGATTCGTTCCGGTACGGAGGCTTGGCAGGCGGCGACCTTTGTGGCGCACGGCCACCACTACGCCCTGGTTGAGGTCTGGGGACTGGAGGCGGGCAGCTTGCGTCCCTACACGGTGCACCTCGACGGAGATCTGGTCTGGCCCATCGAGGACGGATTCCCCGGATCGATGATCTCCACCCTGGATCCGGCCAAGGAACCACGGCTGGCTTTCGGATCCTGCCGCACGAGTGTTTCCCATGACGAATCCGGCAATCGCACCCACGGGATCGACGCGATGCGCGCCTATGCCCTGTCCATGGCCGCACCGGGCCATGGCCACTGGCCCGATCTGATGCTGTTCCTCGGCGATCAGGTTTATGCGGACTCCACCAGCGACGAAATGCAGGAATTCATCCGCAGACGGCGCAACATCAAGGAAGCACCAGGGCCCGAGCTGAAGGATTTCGAGGAATACGCCCACCTGTATCGCCTAGCGTGGTCGGACCCGGCCAATCGCTGGCTTCTCTCAACCCTGCCCAGTGCCATGATCTTTGATGACCACGATATCCGCGACGACTGGAATTCCTCGCTGGGTTGGAAACACAAGATGCAGGAGACCAGTTGGTGGCACCAGCGTATTGTTTCCGGGCTCGGCTCGTACTGGATCTATCAGCACCTGGGCAACCTTTCGCCCGTTCAGCGGGCGGCAGATCCGCTGTGGCAGCGCATCGTGAACCACACGGGTCT from Paeniglutamicibacter sp. Y32M11 encodes the following:
- a CDS encoding SRPBCC family protein, producing MSPSAYLQTRQRLIAATPHEIFDVLANPAMHPVIDGSGTVRATTGQVQRLVLGSEFGMQMRLGVPYRISNTVVEYEQDRVIAWRHFSGHRWRYELEPHDSGTTVSETWDASRLRHKWMIRLLGFTRTTGQNMERTLERLAALFPNEGR
- a CDS encoding glycosyltransferase family 87 protein, with the translated sequence MTRSTAPGPPKRGTAPMRISVPSRSDVFLKRFTEVIGGPLGKHAKPGMTTPGFFTIERVLIIFTIIGVLLAVLAKNACRLNGWGGTNSYQWACYSDWTALFHARGFAENAFAPFADGAQFEYPVLMSVVASATAALVPQGEFDRALAFFDVNLLIVASLWMVVVIATARAAGRRPWDAAMVALAPGLILASTINWDMWAVAFLALAMLAWARQLTFLAGVLIGLGTAMKVFPLLFFGAVIVLAIRSGRYRPLWVSLAGAALSWVAVNAPMAVANFDAWKHFFTFTEDRGAGLSSFWHIYNVTAAEVPGMNTLDAGVINVLAMGLFVACCAGIAFLGLRAPVAPRLSQLVFLIVASFIMFNKVYSPQFVVWLIPLAALAWPKWKDFLIWQLFEVLHFWAIWMYLYATTADIQASNAFPTSFYVLAVLGHMIATGWLMYRICASMFDPRLDPVRRSGQVDPQAGAFAGARDSFVLRSTRGL